One genomic region from Ralstonia pickettii DTP0602 encodes:
- a CDS encoding ABC transporter permease (K10440: rbsC; ribose transport system permease protein) — translation MRNPLHPTAHAAAAAAPANRPALAGATGRATTQERLRALGMLPVLVLLCLGFSLLTENFASLQNLSIIAQQASINLVLAAGMTFVILTGGIDLSVGSILSVSAVVAMLVSLMPQLAALSVPAALLCGLLFGLVNGALIAFMKLPPFIVTLGSLTAVRGLARLVGNDSTVYNPDIGFAFIGNGDLLGVPWLVVIAAAVVAVSWVVLRRTVLGLQIYAVGGNAEAARLSGIKVWVVLLFVYAVSGLLSGLGGVMSASRLYAANGLQLGQSYELDAIAAVILGGTSFVGGVGSIAGTLVGALIIAVLSNGLILLGVSDIWQYIIKGLVIIGAVALDRYRQKGSART, via the coding sequence ATGCGCAATCCCCTCCATCCCACGGCCCACGCGGCCGCGGCTGCCGCCCCTGCCAACCGCCCTGCCCTGGCCGGCGCCACTGGCCGCGCCACCACGCAGGAACGCCTGCGCGCTCTCGGCATGCTGCCGGTGCTGGTGCTGCTGTGCCTCGGCTTCTCGCTGCTGACCGAGAACTTCGCCAGCCTGCAGAACCTCTCCATCATCGCGCAGCAGGCGTCGATCAACCTGGTGCTGGCCGCGGGCATGACCTTCGTGATCCTGACCGGCGGCATCGACCTGTCGGTCGGGTCGATCCTGTCGGTGTCCGCGGTGGTGGCAATGCTGGTATCGCTGATGCCGCAACTCGCCGCGCTGAGCGTGCCGGCGGCGCTGCTGTGCGGCCTGCTGTTCGGCCTGGTCAACGGCGCGCTGATCGCCTTCATGAAGCTGCCGCCCTTTATCGTGACGCTCGGCAGCCTGACCGCGGTGCGCGGGCTGGCGCGCCTGGTAGGCAATGACAGCACGGTCTACAACCCGGATATCGGCTTTGCCTTCATTGGCAACGGCGACCTGCTGGGCGTGCCGTGGCTGGTGGTGATCGCCGCCGCCGTGGTGGCGGTGTCGTGGGTGGTGCTGCGCCGCACGGTGCTGGGCCTGCAGATCTACGCGGTCGGCGGCAATGCCGAGGCGGCGCGCCTGTCGGGCATCAAGGTGTGGGTGGTGCTGCTGTTCGTCTACGCGGTGTCGGGGCTGCTGTCCGGGCTGGGCGGCGTGATGTCGGCGTCGCGGCTGTATGCGGCCAACGGGCTGCAGCTGGGCCAGTCGTATGAACTCGATGCGATCGCCGCGGTGATCCTGGGCGGCACCAGCTTCGTTGGCGGCGTCGGCTCCATTGCCGGCACGCTGGTGGGCGCGCTGATCATCGCGGTGCTGTCCAACGGGCTGATCCTGCTGGGTGTGTCGGATATCTGGCAATACATCATCAAGGGCCTGGTGATCATCGGCGCCGTGGCGCTCGACCGCTATCGCCAGAAGGGCTCTGCCCGTACCTGA
- a CDS encoding RbsB (K10439: rbsB; ribose transport system substrate-binding protein): MIQPILNALAAGTLAMVCALPAVAQTPAQPASAPAQQRQLKKVGVTLGSLGNPYFVALARGAEAAARQVNPQAKVTVLSADYDLNKQFTHIDSFIVAKVDLILINAADARAIEPAVRKARKAGIVVVAVDVAAAGADATVQTDNTQAGELACGYIAEQLKGRGNVIIQNGPPVSAVLDRVKGCKTVLARHPQIRILSDDQDAKGSREGGLNVMQLYLTRFPKVDAVFTINDPQAVGADLAARQLNRRGILIASVDGAPDIEAALKADTLVQASASQDPWAIARTAVQLGVDMMNGQRPANPTVLLPSTLVTRANVGQYKGWATPR, encoded by the coding sequence GTGATCCAACCCATCCTCAACGCCCTGGCGGCAGGCACCCTCGCCATGGTGTGTGCGCTCCCCGCCGTGGCACAGACGCCGGCGCAGCCTGCGTCCGCGCCAGCCCAGCAACGCCAGCTGAAAAAAGTCGGCGTGACACTGGGTTCCCTCGGCAACCCGTATTTCGTCGCCCTGGCGCGTGGCGCCGAGGCCGCGGCCCGGCAGGTCAATCCGCAGGCCAAGGTGACGGTGCTGTCGGCAGACTATGACCTGAACAAGCAGTTCACCCATATCGACAGCTTTATCGTCGCCAAGGTCGACCTGATCCTGATCAACGCCGCCGATGCGCGCGCGATCGAGCCGGCGGTACGCAAGGCGCGCAAGGCAGGCATCGTGGTGGTGGCGGTCGACGTTGCCGCCGCCGGCGCCGACGCCACCGTGCAGACCGACAACACCCAGGCCGGCGAGCTGGCCTGCGGCTATATCGCCGAGCAGCTCAAGGGACGCGGCAACGTGATCATCCAGAACGGCCCGCCGGTGTCGGCGGTGCTCGACCGCGTCAAGGGCTGCAAGACGGTGCTTGCGCGGCATCCGCAGATCCGCATCCTGTCCGACGACCAGGATGCCAAGGGTTCGCGCGAAGGCGGGCTGAACGTGATGCAGCTGTACCTGACGCGCTTCCCGAAGGTGGATGCGGTCTTCACCATCAACGATCCACAGGCCGTGGGCGCGGACCTGGCCGCGCGCCAGCTCAACCGCCGCGGCATCCTGATCGCCTCGGTCGACGGCGCGCCGGATATCGAGGCCGCGCTGAAGGCCGACACGCTGGTGCAGGCCTCGGCCAGCCAGGACCCGTGGGCCATCGCGCGCACGGCGGTGCAGCTCGGCGTGGACATGATGAACGGCCAGCGCCCCGCCAACCCGACCGTGCTGCTGCCGTCCACGCTGGTGACGCGCGCCAATGTCGGCCAATACAAAGGCTGGGCCACGCCGCGCTGA
- a CDS encoding glucose-6-phosphate 1-dehydrogenase (K00036: G6PD, zwf; glucose-6-phosphate 1-dehydrogenase [EC:1.1.1.49]) produces MMHSHPAGASVPQASPEFDFVLFGATGDLARRKLLPALFDAHAAGSLHPRGRILALGSQPLAHDAYLSMLNDEVLPGLAGNAAASAWQGFLDRIVYLQVDANADGGFDALAELVNARAAAVVVCYLATAPHLFVRICEQLARVGLAGERSRVVLEKPLGHDLASSEAINAEVARHFAEDRIYRIDHYLGKESVQNLMAVRFGNVLFEPLWRREWVRQVQITIAEELGVERRGNFYDGIGALRDMVQNHLLQLLCMVAMEPPTSLSEDAIRDEKLKILKALRPIRPEDVAEKVVRGQYCRGAAGGDPVPGYSSEAGIAPDSRTETFVAIRAEIANWRWAGVPFYLRTGKRMQSRVAEIVIHFHDVPYPLFPHPLGTTPGNRLVITLQPEESIRLYFLTKQPGDTQALLPASLDLQLTSAAPRVRRVGAYERLLLDVIRGRLGLFVRRDEQVQAWRWVAPILKAWENTTAPPKLYTAGTWGPAASSALLSRDGLAWHEEM; encoded by the coding sequence ATGATGCACAGCCACCCTGCCGGCGCTTCGGTTCCCCAAGCTTCCCCGGAATTCGATTTCGTACTGTTCGGCGCCACCGGCGACCTGGCGCGGCGCAAGCTGCTGCCGGCGCTGTTCGACGCGCACGCCGCCGGCTCGCTACATCCACGCGGACGCATCCTGGCGCTGGGCAGCCAGCCGCTGGCGCATGACGCGTATCTGTCGATGCTCAACGATGAAGTGCTGCCGGGACTGGCCGGCAACGCGGCGGCTTCGGCCTGGCAGGGTTTTCTCGACCGCATCGTCTACCTGCAGGTCGATGCCAACGCCGACGGCGGCTTCGATGCGCTGGCCGAACTGGTCAATGCACGCGCCGCAGCGGTGGTGGTGTGCTACCTCGCCACCGCACCGCACCTGTTCGTCAGGATCTGCGAGCAGCTGGCGCGCGTGGGCCTGGCCGGCGAGCGCAGCCGCGTGGTGCTGGAGAAACCGCTCGGCCACGACCTGGCCTCGTCCGAAGCGATCAACGCCGAAGTGGCGCGCCACTTTGCCGAGGACCGCATCTACCGGATCGACCACTACCTGGGCAAGGAGTCGGTGCAGAACCTGATGGCGGTGCGCTTCGGAAACGTGCTGTTCGAACCGCTGTGGCGGCGTGAATGGGTGCGGCAGGTGCAGATCACGATTGCCGAAGAACTCGGCGTGGAGCGCCGCGGCAACTTCTACGACGGCATCGGCGCGCTGCGCGACATGGTGCAGAACCACCTGCTGCAGCTGCTGTGCATGGTGGCGATGGAACCGCCCACCAGCCTGTCTGAAGACGCCATCCGCGACGAGAAGCTGAAGATCCTGAAGGCACTGCGTCCGATCCGCCCCGAGGACGTCGCCGAGAAAGTGGTACGCGGCCAGTACTGCCGCGGCGCGGCCGGCGGCGATCCCGTGCCCGGCTACTCGAGCGAAGCGGGCATCGCCCCCGACAGCCGCACCGAGACCTTCGTCGCCATCCGCGCCGAGATCGCCAACTGGCGCTGGGCCGGCGTGCCGTTCTACCTGCGCACCGGCAAGCGCATGCAATCGCGCGTGGCGGAGATCGTGATCCACTTCCACGACGTGCCCTACCCGCTGTTCCCGCATCCGCTGGGCACCACGCCGGGCAACCGGCTGGTGATCACGCTGCAGCCGGAGGAAAGCATCCGGCTGTATTTCCTGACCAAGCAGCCGGGCGATACGCAGGCACTGCTGCCCGCCTCGCTCGACCTGCAGCTGACCAGCGCCGCGCCGCGCGTGCGCCGCGTCGGCGCGTATGAACGGCTGCTGCTCGACGTGATCCGCGGCCGGCTGGGCCTGTTCGTGCGGCGCGACGAACAGGTGCAGGCGTGGCGCTGGGTCGCACCGATCCTGAAGGCGTGGGAGAACACCACCGCGCCGCCCAAGCTGTACACCGCCGGCACCTGGGGGCCGGCGGCCTCCAGCGCCCTGCTGTCGCGCGATGGCCTGGCCTGGCATGAAGAGATGTAG